A region of Thermorudis peleae DNA encodes the following proteins:
- the merA gene encoding mercury(II) reductase, with product MALSSEYEVVLVVDGMTCAACERRVEQALTQAGARNPSANWRSRTVTFRMPADADLERFRRAVAAAGGSRHHYVPGEARMQPLPGAGGTAPVSEPADVDFVILGSGSAAFAAAIEARQLGASVVMIERGTIGGTCVNIGCVPSKFLLRAAEVAHEARTSPYQAVVSRLEGIDLAAHVAQKRALIAELRREKYEDLIAFYGWELIRGEGRFVDGQTVEVNGRRIRARAILIATGAQPAVPPIPGLRDVPFLTSTTALDLDHIPASLAILGAGYVALELGQAFQRLGSAVTLIQRRPRLLPEAEPELASALQQALEAEGMRFALGSHVLQIERVGAGVRLTLNQSGHTETIEADALLVATGRQPNTDQLNLRAAGVAVDDRGAPAHDATLRTTNPRVYVAGDVTLGPQFVYVAAYEGRLAARNALLGEARPADLSAVPAVIFTSPQVVSVGQTRAQAETAGYSVVSGFAPAAVIARERVNLQPYGGVLVVADADSEQILGVHAVATAAGELIEAATLAVVHRLTLDDLRNHLSPYLTSSEGLRLAALAVTQDVARLSCCA from the coding sequence ATGGCGTTATCGTCTGAGTATGAAGTTGTCCTTGTAGTCGATGGTATGACGTGCGCGGCCTGTGAGCGGCGCGTTGAACAGGCCCTCACACAAGCTGGAGCGCGCAACCCCAGCGCCAATTGGCGCAGCCGCACTGTGACATTTCGTATGCCGGCCGATGCCGACCTTGAGCGCTTCCGTCGCGCCGTGGCAGCGGCTGGCGGTTCACGCCACCACTATGTTCCTGGAGAGGCGCGGATGCAGCCACTGCCAGGCGCAGGCGGGACTGCACCGGTGAGCGAGCCTGCTGATGTCGATTTCGTGATCCTCGGCAGCGGGTCGGCAGCCTTCGCCGCGGCGATCGAAGCGCGGCAGCTTGGCGCCAGCGTTGTGATGATTGAGCGAGGCACCATTGGTGGGACATGCGTCAATATTGGCTGTGTGCCAAGCAAGTTCTTGCTTCGTGCAGCTGAAGTTGCCCACGAGGCGCGCACGAGCCCGTATCAAGCGGTGGTGAGCCGGCTTGAGGGCATCGATCTGGCGGCGCATGTCGCGCAAAAGCGCGCGCTGATTGCCGAGTTACGCCGGGAGAAGTATGAAGACCTGATCGCATTCTATGGCTGGGAACTGATCCGTGGAGAGGGACGCTTTGTTGATGGCCAAACTGTCGAAGTCAACGGGCGCCGCATCCGTGCCCGCGCTATCCTCATCGCAACTGGAGCACAGCCAGCTGTTCCTCCTATTCCCGGCTTGAGAGATGTCCCGTTTCTCACCAGTACAACCGCGCTCGATCTTGACCATATTCCTGCTTCACTCGCGATACTCGGTGCTGGCTACGTTGCCCTCGAGTTGGGGCAAGCGTTCCAGCGACTTGGTAGCGCGGTTACCTTGATCCAGCGCCGTCCACGCCTCTTGCCAGAGGCTGAGCCAGAGTTAGCGAGCGCGCTGCAGCAGGCGCTCGAAGCTGAGGGCATGCGCTTTGCCCTTGGCTCCCACGTGCTTCAGATCGAGCGGGTCGGTGCTGGCGTGCGTCTGACACTCAACCAGTCTGGGCACACGGAGACGATTGAGGCAGACGCCTTGCTTGTCGCAACCGGTCGCCAGCCTAATACTGACCAGCTCAACCTGAGGGCTGCTGGCGTTGCCGTCGACGATCGAGGTGCGCCAGCACATGATGCAACCCTGCGGACGACCAATCCGCGGGTCTACGTCGCTGGCGACGTCACACTCGGCCCTCAATTTGTCTATGTGGCTGCCTATGAGGGGCGACTCGCCGCTCGCAACGCATTGTTAGGCGAAGCGCGGCCTGCTGACCTGTCAGCTGTGCCTGCGGTCATCTTTACTTCACCGCAAGTTGTATCTGTCGGGCAGACGCGCGCGCAGGCTGAGACAGCAGGCTACTCTGTCGTGAGTGGTTTTGCTCCAGCAGCAGTCATTGCGCGCGAGCGGGTCAATCTGCAGCCGTATGGAGGCGTTCTGGTTGTCGCTGACGCTGACTCTGAGCAGATACTCGGCGTCCATGCTGTGGCCACTGCTGCTGGCGAGCTGATCGAAGCTGCGACGTTGGCCGTTGTTCACCGGCTAACGCTCGACGATCTCCGTAACCACTTGTCACCATACCTGACCAGTAGCGAGGGATTGCGCCTAGCTGCTCTCGCGGTCACCCAAGACGTAGCCCGACTCTCTTGCTGTGCGTAG
- a CDS encoding ArsR/SmtB family transcription factor — protein sequence MEEAHEMPEAEVMTPEQPAELGLHPRAGRRVGQVRRSGSARALPDSRHTATPELVARLLHGLSDPTRVRILELLIREGELHVSALVERLGQPQGRISAHLGCLRTCGWVTVRREGKFAYYRVVDERVPLLLALAKDLAADHAAGVLGCPLA from the coding sequence ATGGAAGAAGCACATGAGATGCCGGAGGCAGAGGTAATGACACCGGAGCAACCCGCTGAACTCGGACTGCACCCGCGGGCGGGCCGCCGCGTTGGGCAGGTGAGGCGCAGCGGGAGTGCACGAGCGCTCCCAGATTCTCGTCACACGGCTACGCCAGAACTTGTTGCCAGGTTGCTTCATGGACTGAGTGACCCAACACGCGTGCGGATCCTTGAGCTTCTGATCCGCGAAGGCGAGCTCCATGTCAGCGCACTTGTCGAACGCCTTGGTCAACCCCAAGGCCGAATCTCAGCCCATCTCGGGTGCTTGCGCACCTGTGGGTGGGTCACGGTACGACGGGAAGGCAAATTTGCGTACTACCGGGTCGTTGACGAACGCGTGCCGTTACTACTGGCACTGGCTAAAGACCTCGCAGCCGATCACGCTGCTGGCGTGCTGGGTTGTCCATTAGCGTAA